TGCCTGTGTTCTTCAAGAGAGTCGCCAGCCACGAAACAGTACAAGCAGAAGCAGACATTTGAATACGTCtaaccatcattttttttatcataacaaCAGTCACCAAAAACAACCAGACTCGCATCATCTCACATTTGTAAGGCTAcggtttgaattattttttagaatgaaaataaaataaaataaatcattagttTAAAAACCAAATCCCTGATTTTAATTCCTCTCCTCATttccattcccattcccattccaTAGATGATACAACCATTTACCTACCATGAAAATTGGCTTTCCAACCACATATCAACCACCAAACCTGATAATCAATGGGACATGAATGACAGCCCATACGCTAGAAATGTCAAGCTTTTACATATAAACAGAGAACTGAAAGAAGTTGAACACACCAAAAGAGACTTAACCAACACACCTAAAGCAAAGACCACATCAAACAAACGAAAAACAACCAACAGAGAGACTTCTGACGCTATGAGATCATTCAGCACTGAAACATGTTTGCAGGGTACATTATCGGCATAGGGCAGGGGAGTTGCCATGGTTCCAGCAGATCATCGGGCATTTCAGGGATGTCGACGGCGAGGCCATTAACCTCCTCCACTATCTGAAGAACCGAGTTCAGTGACTGCAATCTGTCGGTCAATTCCACAATTTGAGCATTCAAAACATTGTTGTCCGACGCAATTTTGATGTACAGCTCTGTAGTCTTGTCGATCCTTTCCGCGATCTGTCCGTTCTCCTTCTGCAGCTGCGCTGCTTTGCTCAACAGATCGTCCAAATGCTGCTGCTTCCTTATCCGTGACCGCTTCGCGGATTCCCGATTCGACTGcatcctcttcctcttcctatCATCAATCACCGCAATTTTCGGTTCACCCCAATTGGGGGCAGAGCCCAATTGCTGTTGCATCGCTGACATTTTCCCCAAATTTCCCAGAAAATTTTTTAGAGGTTTATTTATTCAACCGAACCAaacaatgatttttcaaattggCGGAGAATTCTCTATATTATATTAGTGTTCAAGATGAACAAATGAGGTTCAATGACGTATCGAGTTCATGAGAAGACATAGAACCAGTACAGAAACACAACTGAGAACGAGTGGAGAATTCGGATGCGACGCATGAGGATTGCGTAGCTCATAGATTCTGTAATCGAAACCCTATAATCATTTATCCTAACCCTAGATTTAAACCAAACGAACAAATCTAGAAAAGAAGCGAAGAAATTGAAAAGGGGAAAAACCTAAACAAACccaaagaaaataggaaaaatactTAGCTGATCAGAAGAAATCGAGCTGGACAAGCAACAGACGCGAGAGAGAAGGGTTTGACAGGCTATCGAGCGGGGGCTTTTATATACGAAATCGCTGCGTTTTGACGGCGTCAACAAAAGGTTCTTTTTCCGTTTTTCTGTCGGTGCAGTTTGATGACGTGTGGAATGACGTCATCAAATGTTCCGAGGCATATTCCAATGGGCGTGACTGATTTTATCGGGGGTTGGTGGAGGGGGAGTGGCTTCGCGGtcttttcttcttaaaattCTTAGTGGGATTCGGCAAACAAATTGCTTGGATTGATTTTGACTggtttttacaaataattttttattattacaaacAGAAAACgtgtgaaaatatatttaatatttttttatttaaaatatggtattttatcattttcttttatttattgagtaaatttaaaaaatagttatataaataaaaatattataaataataaaaatttaaaaaaaaatatttgataatatataattagATTTAACATACTTTAGGtttataaatagatttttattatgatgtttcaaaacaaataattgaatttttagataaatttgatgataggtttttatttaaatattaaatattaaaaagttaaaaagaacaAGAACATAGATTTAGAAATTAGACAGTCTTGAATCTCaacatatatataatgttttaggATAAACACGAATTAGTATTAAATCATACAAATTCATTGAATCAAtaaactttttttcctttggatTTACACGCCCATGACAAAATCATAAGGATGATGTTAGTCCATACCTAATTTTCAACCACTTTTATCATTTAAGTCAACTTTGACtcaatttcttatatttgatgttAGATTCAATCTAATCCAAATTTGCCCTATCTAATTCAAGAAAGTTAAATATGGGCGTTCTTCTCAGCCTACTTTTGTAAAGTGGCCCACTTGCCACttttatttatggtaaatatgcctattttgtattaataaataaatattccattggtcaatttttttaaatctaataaCTAGATTCCATTTTGATGGAAAGTGTAATCAATGGGATTATATAAAAACTTGTCCTCTCTTTACCAAAACAACCTATCGGTACTTTTTTCTCCATCTAAAAAGGTTAGCCAATCTAAGGGGTTTAGAAGAGAGACATATTTTTCTTGTCTTTACCTTTTTTATAGTTGACTTCTCtttagggatggcaacggggcgggttcggggcgGGGCGCCCCCCTCCCAACCCCGCCCGTTTATTTAAAGGaattcccatccccgtcccatttaaaaaattaaacggggcggggcggggcgggcgGGTATGCTACATTCCCATACCCGcccgtttaactttttatttaattttaattttaatttttttaaaaaattacttttaaaatttttaattatattaaaataaatatattttataaataattaaattattatattttttataacttattttattaaaaatgatttattattatctatatattaaaaataataaaataaaattaaattaaattaattttaaattttaaattaaattttaatttaattttaattttatatataatcggggcggggcggggcggggcgggggcatacccgaacccgccccgggtttaaaaaaaaaatcccaaacccgtcccatacccgtttagaaaaataatatccatcccattaggggcggggcggggcgggtacccgaaatgacccgccccattgccatccctacttCTCTTCGATAAATTGATTATGAATCAAGATATGTCTTTTCTCAATTTTGAtgttatgaaaatcatattgtTCAAGAGTTTATGATTCATAAGTTATGCAAAATTAGAGTTTGATTTacactttaagaatttaatttttttaacatttagtATCAAAGTATCAAGTTTAAAAACTTAGGTTATATCTAGTTCtcggaaaatttgagaaaaaaatgaaagaaataaaataagtgaagaaaaataaaaaattaattttataaattttttaaaactcatttaacttatttttctccattatatgaagattaaataatttaaaaatatataatttttttagaaaatttaattctattttattttcttttgtatttttcacaataaaactaaatatgagaaaaccatttttgtttcttaatattttatgaaaccaaacatagtgtgattttcttttacaaaatgtTTATAACTCCTTTGaagatttaaaatttccaataaacaatttttttttcgaTTGAAAAAAGTGTATGCCACTTGCATAaaattcatctcaaattccaaaataaacttaataaaacacaatattaaatttatatcaaCATTATGAACGTGAAGTCTCTCTATAAAAGGACTAACATAAAGGTGTTTATGCAATAATATTTGTTCTCTTTGTCACAATGAGTAAAGGAAAGCGAAggggataattttttttcatctcccCATTTGACATTAGAAAGGATTAGAATCTCATAAATTTGTTAATAGTGTCGGTGTCGTTCCCAACATGAGTTAGGTCTGTCCAACTACAATAGAGTCAAATAGATTGTTTCCCTTATTCGTGCTTCTTGAAGAATTCGTCTAGCTACATTGTAGTTAGATGAACTTCTTCCTTGTATAAAAGAATGTCTGGACAAGTGGTTCGGATACGCTCCTCCAAAGCTTAAGTCACACAATAATAGCTCTAACTATTTTTATGGGATAAAAATAACGTATGTGCAATGTGCGTGTGTACCTTATTTGTGCTTTTTGAGGGGTTTATATAAAGCTGATGACACTGTCAATGTAGTTATGACTATGCACTCTAACCTTTTTTATAATGATGATTACCTTTAGGGCGGTTGGGCAATCATATCAGATAAGAGCGACTGACTAGTGTTATCTGTTGACATGCCACAATCTCGGACCGTGTGATTGACTATCCATTTAGCCTGCTAATGTCTAGAATTGTGTGTAACAATTAATTGATATTGACTTTTGCGCATAAATGGAGTTTCGTCCACCACTTAGACATCAGGCATCTAATATGCCACTCAGATGTCAAGTGTTTGGGTTAGCATTCAAACATCAAATGTGGTTGATCATGCATGCCAAGAGTCCTGAGGACTTAACTAGACTCATTTGTCCGTCTGAGACTCCGATAAGCCTAGCTTGTCAATTCCATCCGACCTTATGGAATAAGAGAAACCTCTCACTTCTGGTGTCAAATGGAACTTATCTTGGTTTAGATGGAGTGATCCCAGATGAGTTACAAGTCTGTCCTGATCGCCCAAAGGGTATTGAGCTTGAAAATAACACGTGGAGGGAAACCCCTCACAAATACTATGCTATAAAATGACGAGTTTTATTATTACAAACAGAAAACgtgtgaaaatatatttaataatgttttatttaaaatttggtatttttattattttcatttatctattgagtaaattttaaaaatagctatataaataaaattctttaaaaaatatttgaaaatataaaaacaaattagaaatagtttaaaaaacatttgaaaatataaaattagatttaacaaatttgaggtttataaatagatttttattatgatgtttcaaaacaaataattgaattttcaaataaatttgatggtaggtttttattcaaatattaaatattaaaaagttagtAAGAACAAGAATGTAGATTTAGAAATTAGGCGATCTCGAGTCTCGACGTATATAGAAACTTCCATACAATGTTTTAGGATAaacatgaaataatataaaGTTGGACAAATTCATTGAATCAATAAACTTTTTTTCCATTGGATTCATGC
Above is a genomic segment from Vitis riparia cultivar Riparia Gloire de Montpellier isolate 1030 chromosome 7, EGFV_Vit.rip_1.0, whole genome shotgun sequence containing:
- the LOC117917465 gene encoding bZIP transcription factor 53-like, which translates into the protein MSAMQQQLGSAPNWGEPKIAVIDDRKRKRMQSNRESAKRSRIRKQQHLDDLLSKAAQLQKENGQIAERIDKTTELYIKIASDNNVLNAQIVELTDRLQSLNSVLQIVEEVNGLAVDIPEMPDDLLEPWQLPCPMPIMYPANMFQC